A genomic window from Luteolibacter sp. LG18 includes:
- a CDS encoding DNA methyltransferase, whose product MTTEEISKKIADIPSDLTGVGWGFAFLKCFQGKDSKLPKSTFDRVRDGSTNYADDHATEILWKKRIYFRWVAKDIRTAFDEAKASVALRRPANKPMFIVIASPDEIAAHDLDEGSDLVIPGYELPSHAYFFLPFVGKKKIAVTNEALEVDVKATRKMAVLYDEIRKDNPGFDAHDLNVFLARLLFCFFAEDTGIFEDDLFTNSLASHTSQEGDDLTDYLTNVFRRFATADASKLRKEFRNFPYVNGGLFEREHPVPAFTGKSRKTLLENGKMDWKSINPDIFGSMFQSIIDPEKRHELGMHYTSRENIMKVVSPLFLDALREDFEKAKGSPKKLEAFHQRLAEIHIFDPACGSGNFLILAYEKLRELEMDVLEAKGQYAELFPRIRINQFHGIEIDDFAHELAMLALWIKEHQMNLVFHERFRTRPDALPLREGARIVRDNATRCDWNTVCPRIERGPDGKAKQRETYVLGNPPYLGARNQSVDQKRDMAAAVGDVDGLNELDYVACWFFKASRYIRNQTAAAAFVATNSICQGEQAALIWHPIVGGGSGIEIGFAHTSFKWTNQAKGNAGVTCVVVGISNLATDTKRLFSGNQEVRVEMINEFLRPLPYVWVWSREDSLSGLPKLTFGSMPNDGGFLLMSGEEKNDLISSHPTAEKFLKVFVGADEFLYKEPRYCLWICDEDLAEARKIGAVQQRIASCRKKRADSPREATRRLAEKPHQFGEVRHRDTESIIFPRHTSEKREYIPLGFLDDSTVIGDAAQAIYDAQPWAFGVLSSKMHMEWTKLVAGRLKTDPRYSGFVLNNFPLSPLSGETKESLEKAVFEIIDIREEFHEMTYADMYDPAKMPEKLLKAHRALDIVVDRCYRKTPFKDVNDRLEHLIALYHEMTGQTA is encoded by the coding sequence ATGACTACTGAGGAAATCTCCAAAAAAATCGCCGATATTCCCTCCGACCTCACCGGGGTGGGGTGGGGATTTGCGTTCCTCAAGTGCTTCCAGGGAAAAGACTCGAAACTCCCTAAATCCACGTTCGACCGAGTCAGGGACGGCTCGACAAACTACGCTGACGACCACGCCACTGAGATCCTCTGGAAGAAGCGGATCTACTTCCGTTGGGTCGCCAAGGACATCCGGACCGCGTTCGATGAGGCGAAGGCTTCCGTGGCGCTGCGCCGACCGGCGAACAAGCCGATGTTCATTGTCATCGCCTCGCCAGACGAAATCGCCGCGCATGATCTCGACGAGGGATCGGATCTCGTCATCCCCGGCTACGAACTGCCGTCCCACGCTTACTTCTTCCTCCCCTTCGTCGGGAAAAAGAAGATCGCCGTCACCAACGAGGCCCTGGAGGTGGACGTCAAGGCCACCCGAAAGATGGCCGTCCTCTACGACGAAATTCGCAAGGACAATCCCGGCTTCGACGCTCACGACCTTAATGTCTTCCTCGCCCGGCTGCTTTTCTGCTTCTTCGCCGAGGACACCGGCATCTTCGAGGACGACCTATTTACCAATTCCCTCGCCTCCCACACCTCGCAAGAGGGAGACGACCTGACGGATTACCTCACGAACGTCTTCCGCCGTTTCGCCACCGCCGACGCCTCCAAGCTTCGCAAAGAATTCCGCAATTTCCCCTACGTCAACGGCGGCCTCTTCGAACGCGAGCATCCAGTGCCCGCCTTTACCGGCAAGAGCCGCAAGACCTTGCTCGAAAATGGCAAGATGGACTGGAAGTCCATCAACCCCGATATCTTCGGCTCGATGTTCCAGTCGATCATCGACCCCGAGAAGCGCCACGAACTGGGCATGCACTACACCTCTCGGGAGAACATCATGAAGGTGGTTTCCCCGCTCTTCCTTGATGCCCTCCGTGAGGACTTCGAGAAGGCGAAGGGCAGCCCGAAAAAGCTCGAAGCCTTCCACCAGAGGCTCGCCGAGATCCACATCTTCGACCCTGCCTGCGGATCGGGGAACTTCCTAATCCTCGCCTATGAGAAGCTCCGCGAGCTGGAAATGGACGTGCTGGAAGCCAAGGGGCAATACGCCGAACTGTTCCCCCGCATCCGCATCAACCAGTTCCACGGCATCGAGATCGATGATTTCGCCCATGAGCTGGCGATGCTCGCCCTTTGGATCAAGGAGCATCAGATGAACCTCGTCTTCCACGAGCGCTTCCGCACCCGCCCCGATGCCCTGCCACTCCGGGAGGGGGCGCGAATCGTTCGCGACAACGCGACCCGCTGCGATTGGAATACCGTCTGCCCGCGAATCGAACGAGGCCCGGATGGAAAAGCTAAGCAGCGGGAAACCTATGTGCTAGGAAATCCGCCATACCTTGGCGCTCGAAATCAAAGCGTGGATCAGAAAAGGGACATGGCCGCCGCAGTGGGAGACGTGGACGGGTTGAATGAACTGGACTACGTCGCCTGTTGGTTCTTCAAGGCATCACGCTACATCCGCAACCAAACTGCTGCGGCTGCTTTCGTGGCCACGAATTCCATTTGCCAAGGAGAACAAGCTGCGCTCATTTGGCATCCGATTGTTGGGGGAGGCTCAGGAATTGAGATCGGATTCGCTCACACGTCCTTCAAGTGGACGAACCAAGCTAAGGGGAACGCCGGCGTCACCTGTGTTGTCGTCGGAATCTCGAATCTTGCGACGGACACGAAGCGGCTTTTCTCTGGAAATCAGGAGGTTCGTGTGGAAATGATCAATGAGTTCCTCCGTCCTTTGCCCTATGTTTGGGTTTGGTCGCGTGAGGACTCGCTTTCCGGATTGCCGAAACTCACCTTCGGCAGCATGCCGAATGACGGCGGATTCCTGTTGATGAGTGGCGAGGAGAAGAACGATTTGATTTCCTCGCACCCTACGGCCGAAAAGTTTCTAAAAGTATTCGTTGGCGCTGACGAGTTCCTCTACAAGGAGCCTCGCTACTGCCTTTGGATCTGTGATGAGGATCTAGCCGAGGCACGAAAAATAGGGGCAGTTCAACAGCGGATTGCTAGTTGTCGGAAAAAGCGGGCCGATAGCCCTCGTGAAGCTACCCGGCGGTTAGCTGAGAAGCCGCACCAATTCGGCGAGGTGAGGCACCGCGACACCGAGTCTATCATTTTTCCTCGTCACACTTCGGAAAAGCGGGAATATATTCCACTGGGCTTCTTGGACGACTCCACCGTGATTGGTGATGCGGCGCAGGCCATATACGACGCGCAACCATGGGCATTTGGCGTCCTATCTTCAAAGATGCACATGGAATGGACAAAGCTAGTTGCGGGACGTCTGAAGACCGATCCTCGGTATTCGGGCTTCGTCCTAAACAATTTCCCGCTCTCTCCTCTCTCGGGCGAAACCAAGGAATCCCTTGAGAAAGCCGTTTTCGAAATCATCGACATCCGCGAAGAGTTTCACGAAATGACCTACGCGGACATGTATGATCCGGCCAAGATGCCTGAAAAGCTGCTCAAGGCTCACCGCGCTCTCGATATCGTCGTTGACCGCTGCTACCGCAAGACGCCCTTCAAGGACGTGAACGACCGGCTGGAGCACCTGATCGCCCTCTACCACGAAATGACCGGCCAGACCGCCTGA
- a CDS encoding DEAD/DEAH box helicase family protein gives MPNLIEIEYEQTGASASTNELGMREMQARAYDARSHQYLLLKSPPASGKSRAMMYLALDKLENQGLKKVVIAVPEQSIGASFRNTALAKHGFWKNWTLDVDLCLPQGNQAKVKAFEDFMGDPMAKVLVCTHSTFRFAVEKLGVDAFEDTLIGIDEFHHVSTEGENVLGDCLDRIMSQTNAHVVAMTGSYFRGDNIAILSAENEAKFEDVIYNYYEQLNGYHYLKSLGIGYHFYQGRFIDALGEVLDVTKKTIIHIPSVNAREAYSDKYTMLGDILDLIGTNAKTDDETGIITMTTVDGKQIRIADLVTDDDDKRAQVKKFLADVEHEHEVDIIIALGMAKEGFDWKYCEHSLTIGYRGSLTEVVQIIGRCTRDSPNKIHAQFTNLVAEPRADSEEVADAVNDMLKAITCSLLMEQVMAPVFKFKPKIDPNEPGKKGNTIAIKGLKDPSTEAVRKIVDTKLRELKAAILSSPDIQKAIVNQADAAVVNKQLIPKIIMETFPDLTQKEVSEVTDHVLADTLFSHGKQTQEGDKRFISFAKQFINIDELHIDMIYKINPFQHAYEVLSKSLDKEVLAAVQGVLATQKAKITEEEINANWHLVEAFEEANGCLPNYKSKDEFEARLGLMVEKARQIFLAANQKEDLELTP, from the coding sequence ATGCCCAACCTCATCGAAATCGAATACGAGCAGACCGGAGCCAGCGCTTCGACGAATGAGCTTGGCATGCGCGAGATGCAGGCCCGCGCCTACGACGCCCGCTCCCACCAATACCTCCTCCTCAAATCCCCGCCAGCCTCCGGCAAGAGCCGCGCCATGATGTACCTAGCGCTCGACAAGCTGGAGAACCAAGGGCTTAAGAAGGTCGTCATCGCGGTACCGGAGCAATCTATCGGCGCATCCTTCCGCAACACCGCCCTGGCCAAGCACGGATTCTGGAAGAACTGGACGCTCGATGTGGACTTGTGCCTACCCCAGGGCAATCAGGCAAAGGTGAAGGCTTTCGAAGATTTCATGGGCGATCCCATGGCCAAAGTCCTTGTCTGCACTCATTCCACCTTCCGCTTTGCAGTCGAGAAGCTGGGTGTGGACGCTTTCGAGGACACGCTCATCGGCATCGATGAGTTCCACCATGTTTCCACCGAAGGCGAGAACGTGCTGGGCGATTGCCTCGACCGGATCATGAGCCAAACGAACGCCCACGTGGTCGCCATGACCGGCTCCTATTTTCGGGGCGACAACATCGCCATACTTTCAGCCGAGAACGAGGCGAAGTTCGAGGACGTCATTTACAACTACTACGAGCAGCTCAACGGCTATCACTACCTGAAGTCCCTCGGCATCGGCTACCACTTTTACCAGGGCCGCTTTATCGACGCCCTCGGCGAGGTGTTGGATGTGACAAAGAAAACCATCATCCACATTCCCAGCGTGAACGCCCGCGAGGCGTATTCGGACAAATACACGATGCTGGGTGACATCCTCGACCTCATCGGCACGAACGCCAAAACCGACGACGAGACCGGCATCATCACGATGACTACAGTGGACGGGAAGCAGATCCGGATTGCAGACCTTGTCACCGACGACGACGACAAGCGAGCACAGGTGAAGAAGTTCCTCGCCGATGTAGAACACGAGCACGAGGTGGACATCATCATCGCCCTAGGCATGGCCAAGGAGGGCTTCGATTGGAAATACTGCGAGCATTCTCTGACGATCGGCTATCGCGGCTCCCTCACCGAGGTCGTTCAGATCATCGGGCGCTGTACCCGCGACTCCCCGAACAAGATTCACGCCCAATTCACCAACCTCGTCGCTGAACCCCGCGCCGACAGTGAGGAGGTGGCGGACGCGGTGAATGACATGCTCAAGGCAATCACCTGCTCCCTGCTGATGGAACAGGTCATGGCCCCGGTGTTCAAATTCAAGCCGAAGATCGATCCAAACGAACCCGGCAAGAAGGGCAACACCATCGCGATCAAAGGACTCAAAGATCCATCAACGGAAGCGGTGCGGAAAATCGTCGATACCAAATTGCGCGAGCTGAAGGCGGCGATACTCAGTTCACCGGACATTCAGAAAGCCATTGTCAATCAGGCTGATGCTGCTGTGGTCAACAAACAGCTCATTCCGAAGATCATCATGGAGACTTTTCCGGATCTCACGCAAAAAGAGGTCTCCGAAGTCACTGATCACGTCTTGGCCGACACTCTTTTTTCCCACGGCAAGCAGACGCAGGAGGGCGACAAACGGTTCATCAGCTTCGCCAAGCAGTTCATCAACATCGATGAACTTCACATCGACATGATCTACAAGATCAACCCCTTCCAGCACGCCTATGAGGTGCTCTCCAAGTCGCTCGACAAGGAAGTGCTCGCAGCGGTGCAAGGCGTGCTTGCTACGCAAAAGGCGAAGATTACCGAGGAGGAGATCAACGCGAACTGGCACCTTGTCGAAGCTTTCGAGGAAGCGAATGGCTGCTTGCCGAACTACAAGTCCAAGGACGAGTTCGAGGCCCGCCTCGGACTGATGGTCGAGAAGGCGCGCCAGATCTTCCTGGCGGCAAACCAGAAGGAAGACCTCGAACTCACGCCCTGA
- a CDS encoding GIY-YIG nuclease family protein: MPLKPDILGQVEALLRRHNRHEPDPEKKENPEASAFMSGFREIEDFIKTNGRLPEKGSSISERKLAVRLKSIVEDDGKRSYLAAHDREGIIAMYCEATGFIVSEPTEEPEEPAESVRGKGLPKTAEPVVPASLKGLAGSSAFARIMGGAQKESSLFGGRFANKPKKEQAMPDYVAQRKDCADFEKYRPFFDQCLAELKSGARKAIPFKNEQHIEEGKFYVLGGLLCYVAEKGKPYSHKGKTNTRLRLIFVNERESDMLLRSLSTELYKGGLMITENESELFETGKITPDDIETGWIYVLSSLSKSSQVQAIGDLYKIGFTTGTVEERIANAEKFVTYLCAPVKVVAKARTANLSTHTLEQIIHAVFGKARLDIEVIDRDGQIRKATEWFSAPWPAIQHALQLIANGQIEYYDYNPETREMEFRKS; encoded by the coding sequence ATGCCACTTAAACCCGACATCCTCGGGCAGGTGGAGGCGCTTCTCCGGAGGCACAACCGCCACGAGCCCGATCCCGAAAAGAAGGAGAATCCGGAAGCATCCGCCTTCATGTCCGGGTTTCGGGAAATCGAGGACTTCATCAAGACGAATGGACGGCTTCCCGAAAAGGGGAGTTCCATCTCCGAGCGCAAGCTCGCGGTCCGACTCAAGAGCATCGTGGAAGACGATGGGAAGCGTTCCTATCTTGCCGCGCACGACCGCGAGGGCATCATTGCGATGTATTGCGAAGCGACGGGCTTCATCGTGTCCGAACCAACGGAGGAACCCGAAGAGCCTGCGGAAAGCGTGCGGGGAAAGGGGCTACCAAAAACCGCGGAGCCAGTTGTTCCCGCCTCCCTCAAGGGCTTGGCCGGGAGCAGCGCCTTCGCCCGGATTATGGGTGGCGCGCAAAAGGAAAGCTCCTTGTTCGGCGGTCGTTTCGCCAACAAGCCGAAGAAGGAGCAGGCGATGCCCGACTACGTTGCCCAGCGGAAGGACTGCGCCGACTTCGAGAAGTATCGGCCGTTTTTCGACCAGTGCCTCGCCGAGCTGAAATCCGGTGCTCGAAAGGCAATCCCTTTCAAGAACGAGCAGCATATCGAAGAGGGAAAATTCTACGTCCTAGGCGGGCTGCTCTGCTACGTGGCCGAGAAGGGCAAGCCGTACAGCCACAAGGGAAAGACCAACACCCGGTTGCGCTTGATTTTCGTCAACGAACGCGAGTCGGACATGCTGCTGCGCTCCCTATCAACCGAACTCTACAAAGGCGGCCTGATGATTACTGAGAACGAATCGGAGCTTTTCGAAACCGGAAAGATCACCCCTGACGACATTGAAACCGGATGGATCTACGTCCTCAGTTCGCTTTCCAAATCTTCCCAGGTCCAAGCCATCGGGGATTTGTACAAAATTGGATTTACCACAGGCACGGTGGAAGAGCGCATTGCTAATGCTGAGAAGTTCGTCACCTACCTCTGCGCGCCCGTGAAAGTCGTGGCGAAGGCCAGGACCGCGAACTTGTCGACTCACACGCTGGAGCAGATCATTCACGCGGTGTTCGGAAAGGCCCGGCTCGATATCGAGGTGATCGATCGCGATGGGCAGATCAGAAAGGCAACCGAGTGGTTTTCCGCTCCTTGGCCCGCGATTCAGCACGCCCTCCAATTGATCGCGAACGGACAGATTGAGTATTACGATTACAATCCCGAAACTCGGGAGATGGAGTTTCGAAAATCTTGA
- a CDS encoding DUF488 domain-containing protein gives MLFHRQKVLLGLLSALGGEAAAVDFQKLLFLFCQEEEVQPSYEFVPHRFGCYSFTSVADRRKLEEKGWLETCDKTWRLAKKVSGLPHDLNIRLHRFVKRTAGLRGDDLVRDSYTRYPRTAWRSEIRERLLAGQPEVLKQIESIRPVSHGAGLATIGYEGKSLEAYLNSLLESAVTILCDVRRNPLSRKYGFSKNSLKAAVEAIGVRYEHLPELGIDSEERQELKTQADYDALFDRYEARDLPKQSDAVARIVGWIRDGERVALTCYELHPHQCHRHCVAEAVEQNLGAAFSPQHL, from the coding sequence GTGCTTTTCCACCGCCAGAAAGTCCTGCTCGGCCTTCTTTCCGCCCTCGGCGGAGAGGCGGCAGCGGTCGATTTCCAGAAATTGCTGTTCTTGTTTTGCCAAGAGGAGGAAGTGCAGCCGAGCTACGAATTTGTGCCGCATCGCTTCGGCTGCTATTCCTTCACTTCCGTTGCCGACCGTCGGAAGCTGGAAGAAAAGGGCTGGCTGGAGACCTGCGACAAAACGTGGCGGCTGGCAAAAAAGGTAAGCGGCCTACCGCATGACCTAAATATCAGACTTCACAGATTCGTAAAACGAACCGCAGGACTGCGCGGGGACGACTTGGTGCGCGACAGCTACACCCGCTATCCACGCACGGCATGGCGCAGCGAGATTCGGGAAAGGCTGCTAGCAGGACAGCCGGAAGTGCTGAAGCAGATCGAATCCATCCGACCGGTATCACATGGCGCAGGCCTGGCCACGATTGGCTACGAGGGCAAATCCCTTGAAGCTTACCTCAATTCCCTCCTTGAAAGCGCCGTAACCATTCTTTGTGATGTTCGTCGGAATCCCCTCAGCCGGAAGTATGGGTTCTCCAAAAATTCGCTGAAGGCCGCAGTAGAGGCCATTGGAGTCCGCTACGAGCACTTGCCGGAACTCGGAATCGATTCCGAAGAGCGGCAGGAACTCAAGACGCAGGCGGACTACGATGCACTCTTCGACCGATACGAAGCGCGTGATCTACCGAAGCAAAGCGATGCCGTCGCGCGGATCGTCGGATGGATTCGGGATGGTGAACGGGTGGCGCTGACCTGCTACGAGCTGCATCCTCACCAGTGCCATCGGCATTGTGTGGCAGAAGCTGTGGAGCAGAACTTGGGGGCGGCGTTTTCACCGCAGCATCTCTGA
- a CDS encoding PD-(D/E)XK nuclease family protein, which yields MIQIARPVAPVAPMVTNCYPAHISPTSAKNYLGCSLRFYFEKVAGIRKPTSPALHNGKAIHAALQAFHLARWRGGDDSPDAIAQAFEDAYSRLEREEGPVSYPDANRREVERLAGLRVVAAYLDSPEALNDRPKGVEVKLTETLPGLSCPLTGAMDLVRGNLVPVDFKSASTKPDPGHAAFDHELQLVSYQLLIEAATGESPPSLELVFLVKTKMPQVIRVSSLKASRTRKARVVSMLETAVQGIAEGRFHPQPGMHCSWCQYRRECLRWQGGSR from the coding sequence GTGATCCAGATCGCACGCCCGGTGGCACCCGTGGCTCCGATGGTGACCAACTGCTACCCGGCCCACATCAGCCCAACCTCCGCGAAGAACTACCTTGGGTGCTCCCTGAGGTTCTACTTCGAGAAGGTGGCCGGCATTCGCAAACCGACCTCTCCAGCGCTGCACAATGGCAAAGCCATCCATGCAGCCTTGCAGGCGTTCCACCTCGCGCGCTGGAGGGGAGGGGACGACAGCCCGGATGCCATCGCCCAAGCGTTCGAGGATGCCTACAGCAGGCTCGAACGCGAGGAAGGCCCGGTGAGCTACCCCGATGCCAACAGGCGCGAGGTGGAACGCCTGGCTGGCCTCCGTGTGGTCGCCGCCTATCTGGACTCTCCAGAAGCTCTCAACGACCGCCCCAAGGGCGTCGAGGTGAAGCTGACGGAGACACTGCCGGGCCTGTCGTGTCCGCTCACGGGCGCGATGGACCTGGTTCGGGGCAACCTGGTGCCGGTGGACTTCAAATCCGCTTCCACCAAGCCTGATCCCGGCCACGCCGCCTTCGATCACGAGCTACAGCTCGTCAGCTATCAGCTTCTGATCGAAGCAGCGACGGGCGAATCCCCACCTTCGCTGGAACTCGTGTTCCTGGTGAAGACGAAGATGCCGCAGGTGATCCGGGTGTCGTCTCTGAAAGCCAGCCGCACGCGCAAGGCACGGGTCGTCTCCATGCTGGAGACCGCCGTGCAGGGCATCGCGGAAGGTCGCTTCCATCCCCAGCCCGGGATGCATTGTTCGTGGTGCCAATACCGCCGTGAATGTCTGCGTTGGCAGGGAGGCTCCCGGTGA
- a CDS encoding DUF932 domain-containing protein: MNLILPRENPVPAPTVPGMLLHTGASTATREQVFAVRTPPGTDTWYPLSHRSLVHEVQSELKACGFHLDGERHALSHEGARYFGVFSISLPERTQRDVGWVVGLRNSHDKTYPAGLVAGTRVFVCDNLAFSGEVRLSRKHTRHAFRDLRQLMARAVGQLGEKFRKLDERVLAYQGRPFADMEAHDFVVRSIDSRVITPTQVPDVLREWREPSHDAFQPRTLWSLFNAYTEVFKGGNPHTAVQRGQALHGLCDALVGLAS, from the coding sequence ATGAACCTGATCCTTCCCCGCGAAAACCCCGTCCCGGCCCCCACGGTCCCGGGCATGCTGCTTCACACCGGCGCCTCCACCGCCACCCGCGAACAAGTCTTCGCCGTGCGGACCCCGCCCGGCACGGACACCTGGTATCCCCTCAGCCACCGCTCGCTGGTCCATGAGGTCCAGTCCGAGCTGAAGGCCTGCGGCTTCCACCTTGATGGCGAACGCCACGCATTGTCCCACGAGGGAGCACGCTACTTCGGCGTGTTCTCCATCAGCCTGCCGGAACGCACCCAGCGTGATGTCGGCTGGGTGGTCGGCCTGCGCAACTCGCACGACAAGACCTACCCCGCCGGCCTCGTCGCCGGCACCCGGGTCTTCGTCTGCGACAACCTCGCCTTCTCGGGCGAGGTCCGGTTGTCGCGCAAGCACACCCGCCACGCCTTCCGCGATTTGCGTCAGCTCATGGCGCGAGCCGTCGGCCAGCTCGGCGAGAAGTTCCGCAAGCTCGACGAGCGGGTGCTCGCCTACCAGGGGCGGCCGTTCGCCGACATGGAGGCCCACGACTTCGTGGTGCGCTCCATCGACAGCCGGGTGATCACGCCCACCCAGGTACCGGACGTGTTGCGGGAATGGCGCGAGCCGTCCCACGATGCGTTCCAGCCGCGCACCCTGTGGTCGCTCTTCAACGCCTACACCGAGGTGTTCAAGGGCGGGAACCCGCACACCGCCGTCCAGCGCGGGCAGGCCCTCCACGGGCTCTGCGACGCGCTGGTCGGCCTCGCGTCATGA
- a CDS encoding JAB domain-containing protein — protein sequence MRPGGTLGQFRVARVREEAPLPGRLLDGPEAVRQCWQEEVATCPWFDPAKEHIVVFVLDTRMRLIGWNLVTIGLLNESLFHPREVLRPVIVAAGHGFILAHNHPSGDPTPSRADLDATWRMREAAELLGLRFHDHVILGRNCHHSFREAGEL from the coding sequence ATGAGGCCCGGCGGCACCCTCGGCCAGTTCCGGGTCGCCCGGGTGAGGGAGGAAGCTCCCTTGCCCGGACGGCTGCTGGATGGCCCGGAAGCCGTCCGGCAGTGCTGGCAGGAGGAAGTGGCGACGTGCCCTTGGTTCGACCCGGCCAAGGAACACATCGTCGTCTTCGTCCTCGACACCCGCATGCGCCTAATCGGCTGGAATCTGGTGACCATCGGATTACTCAATGAGTCATTGTTCCACCCGCGCGAGGTACTGCGCCCGGTGATCGTGGCGGCGGGCCATGGCTTCATTCTGGCCCACAACCACCCGTCGGGCGACCCGACACCGAGCCGGGCGGACCTGGATGCCACCTGGCGCATGCGGGAAGCAGCGGAGCTGCTCGGACTCCGCTTCCACGACCACGTCATCCTCGGACGGAACTGTCACCACTCGTTCCGTGAAGCGGGCGAGCTGTGA
- a CDS encoding WGR domain-containing protein, translating to MNSIESISLAFREGSSDKVYQAAIEERDDAYVVTFAYGRRGTTLQNGRKTVHPVGYEEAKSIFDKLVKEKKAKGYHSESALPSYTAAIEANDDTGIRPQLLNPVDETGAGELVRHSGWCAQEKFDGRRMMLLRDGNVVKAINRKGLRVGAPSALILAALAIQAEFLLDGEAVGETFHAFDLLELDGMDLRLLPLRERLNTLVQLLHGRDRWAIKLVPTARLRWEKETMLETLRGERREGIVFKHLGEPYIPGRPASGGSQRKFKFVETASCIVAAHNDRRSVSLSLLNEEGRRVPAGNVTIPQQHSVPPCGSVVEVRYLYAYRESGCLYQPVYLGHRDDIDPAECVTSQLKYKAAPIGTAA from the coding sequence ATGAATTCGATTGAATCCATTTCCCTCGCTTTCCGCGAAGGCAGCTCCGACAAAGTTTATCAGGCAGCCATCGAAGAACGCGACGACGCCTACGTCGTCACCTTCGCCTATGGTCGGCGTGGCACCACCCTCCAGAACGGGCGGAAGACCGTCCACCCGGTTGGCTACGAGGAAGCAAAGTCGATCTTTGACAAGCTGGTGAAAGAAAAGAAGGCCAAGGGTTACCATTCCGAGAGTGCCCTCCCTTCCTATACCGCGGCTATCGAAGCCAACGACGACACGGGCATCCGTCCCCAGCTCCTCAACCCGGTCGATGAGACTGGAGCCGGGGAACTGGTCCGGCACTCCGGCTGGTGCGCCCAGGAGAAGTTCGATGGTCGGCGCATGATGTTGCTTCGCGACGGCAACGTGGTCAAAGCGATCAACCGGAAGGGACTGCGCGTCGGTGCTCCATCCGCGCTGATCCTGGCAGCTCTCGCGATCCAGGCGGAGTTCCTGCTGGACGGCGAGGCGGTCGGCGAGACCTTCCACGCCTTCGACCTGCTCGAACTCGACGGCATGGACCTGCGTTTGCTGCCGTTGCGCGAGCGGCTGAATACGCTGGTGCAACTGCTGCACGGGCGCGACCGCTGGGCGATCAAGCTCGTTCCCACCGCCCGGTTGCGCTGGGAAAAGGAGACGATGCTCGAAACCCTGCGCGGTGAGCGCCGTGAAGGCATCGTGTTCAAGCACCTCGGCGAACCTTACATTCCCGGCCGTCCCGCCTCCGGTGGCAGCCAGCGGAAGTTCAAGTTCGTGGAAACGGCATCCTGCATCGTCGCCGCCCACAACGACAGACGCTCGGTGTCACTGTCGCTGCTGAACGAGGAAGGCCGCCGCGTCCCGGCGGGCAATGTCACCATTCCGCAGCAGCACTCCGTGCCGCCATGCGGGTCGGTGGTGGAGGTTCGCTACCTGTATGCCTACCGGGAAAGCGGCTGCCTCTACCAGCCGGTCTACCTCGGCCACCGGGACGACATCGACCCGGCGGAATGCGTGACGTCACAGCTCAAATACAAGGCGGCGCCAATTGGCACCGCCGCCTGA